Proteins encoded within one genomic window of Drosophila willistoni isolate 14030-0811.24 chromosome XL unlocalized genomic scaffold, UCI_dwil_1.1 Seg141, whole genome shotgun sequence:
- the LOC111518553 gene encoding uncharacterized protein LOC111518553 has product MLPKVFIVWFALIGAIWAEPTGISDSPRLMELMLRQSKTGENIECFPVYLPILQEIDTQYRIDYTKCWSDRQSGASGIEELYSESRKNLSSSAYDICGPLLQCDPQQSETQSVFECYDKVGSEKSIPLNNLSLDGAQLAREIAEDFRRIDIIAEACYAESYRTYSNNRNNEESNLEDCLANGLSKADATSSVTL; this is encoded by the exons ATGTTGCCAAAAGTATTCATTGTTTGGTTTGCCTTGATTGGTGCAATTTGGGCTGAACCAACAGGAATTTCAGATAGTCCAAGACTAATGGAACTTATGTTGCGTCAATCAAAAACGGGAGAGAACATTGAATGTTTCCCTGTGTACTTGCCTATTTTGCAAGAGATTGACACACAATATAGAATCGATTATACGAAGTGTTGGAGCGATCGTCAATCTGGAGCTAGTGGAATCGAGGAACTTTATTCCGAGTCACGAAAGAATCTATCATCGTCTGCCTATGACATTTGTGGCCCACTTTTACAATGCGATCCCCAGCAGAGTGAAACGCAAAGCGTGTTTGAGTGTTACGATAAAGTT GGTAGCGAGAAGTCCATTCCCCTTAACAATCTATCCCTGGATGGAGCTCAATTGGCACGTGAAATTGCCGAAGATTTTCGTCGCATTGACATTATTGCCGAGGCATGTTATGCCGAATCTTATCGCACCTATTCGAATAATCGGAATAATGAAGAGTCCAATTTAGAGGATTGCTTGGCGAATGGTCTCTCCAAGGCGGATGCAACATCATCGGTGACATTATGA